One stretch of Lysinibacter cavernae DNA includes these proteins:
- a CDS encoding RNA degradosome polyphosphate kinase, which yields MNELTAPLPVPLPGESLAGALLPLDRYLDRELSWLAFNQRVLELAEDANLPVLERANFLAIFASNLDEFFMVRVAGLKRRIVTGLAVPTNVGRAPHDVLSDISEKAHELQARHAAAYKDLVSPALAEAGIHVVTWDSLDQADKDILYQHYSAHIYPILMPLAVDPAHPFPYISGLSLNLSIRVQNTKTGKEEFARLKVPQMMPRLIRVDAREDLDYVRYIALEDLIANHLDGLFPGMKVLDHHVFRVTRNEDVEIEEDETENLIQALEKELLRRRFGPPIRLEISEDMDQATIDLLIREFDITEQEVYVLPAPLDLRALFGLHRIDRPELHYPNHVPTTNVWLKPSSSNERADIFKAVARRDILLHHPYESFATSVQAFLEQAAADPNVLAIKQTLYRTSGDSPIVAALIKAAESGKQVLALVEIKARFDEEANIVWARKLEKAGVHVVYGIVGLKTHCKLVHVIREEKGVLKHYSHIGTGNYNPKTSRIYEDLGLLTSSETVGKDLTKLFNVLSGYAIEKKYKRLLVAPLHLRNGLLSRIEAEAAAAREGRQSGIKIKVNSIVDEVIIDALYRASRDGVPVDVWVRGICAIKAGQPGYSENIRVRSVLGRYLEHSRIFAFHNDGDPDVLIGSADMMHRNLDRRIEALVKLTAPEHVEQVLDMFTLAFSDDIDSWTLEADGRWQRHHLNAQGQPLEDMQARQMQLAMARRRTNNR from the coding sequence ATGAACGAGTTGACTGCGCCTCTTCCGGTACCACTGCCCGGCGAAAGTCTTGCCGGAGCCCTTCTCCCCCTCGACAGATACCTCGACCGCGAGCTCAGCTGGCTCGCGTTTAACCAGCGGGTGCTTGAGCTCGCCGAGGATGCGAACCTTCCGGTTTTGGAGCGCGCCAACTTCCTCGCGATCTTTGCGAGTAACCTCGATGAGTTCTTCATGGTCCGCGTGGCAGGACTCAAACGTCGCATCGTCACGGGACTCGCCGTACCAACCAACGTTGGACGAGCACCGCACGATGTCCTCTCCGATATCTCAGAGAAGGCGCACGAGCTGCAGGCCCGGCACGCTGCCGCGTACAAGGATCTGGTCAGCCCGGCGCTTGCCGAGGCAGGCATCCACGTCGTCACGTGGGACAGCCTCGACCAGGCAGACAAAGACATCCTGTATCAGCACTACTCCGCGCACATCTACCCGATCCTGATGCCACTCGCTGTTGACCCGGCTCATCCATTCCCATACATCTCAGGGCTCTCGCTCAACCTCTCGATCCGGGTACAAAACACCAAGACGGGTAAAGAAGAGTTTGCGCGCCTCAAAGTTCCCCAGATGATGCCACGCCTGATTCGGGTGGATGCAAGGGAAGATCTCGACTACGTTCGCTACATTGCCCTCGAAGACCTCATCGCAAACCACCTCGATGGCCTCTTCCCCGGCATGAAAGTCCTCGACCACCACGTTTTCCGCGTCACCCGCAACGAGGACGTCGAGATCGAAGAAGACGAAACCGAGAACCTCATCCAGGCGCTCGAAAAAGAGCTGCTGCGTCGCCGATTTGGCCCGCCCATTCGCCTCGAAATCAGCGAGGACATGGACCAGGCCACGATTGATTTGCTCATCCGGGAATTCGATATCACGGAGCAAGAGGTCTATGTCCTCCCCGCACCGCTCGATCTCCGGGCATTGTTTGGCCTGCACCGCATCGACCGGCCCGAGTTGCACTACCCAAACCACGTGCCAACCACCAACGTGTGGCTCAAGCCGTCAAGCAGCAACGAGCGTGCCGATATTTTCAAGGCCGTTGCTCGCCGAGACATCCTGTTGCACCACCCTTACGAGTCCTTCGCCACAAGCGTGCAGGCGTTCCTTGAACAGGCCGCCGCAGATCCTAACGTGCTCGCGATCAAGCAAACGCTCTACCGCACGTCCGGTGACAGCCCGATCGTTGCTGCTCTTATCAAGGCAGCCGAGTCGGGAAAACAGGTGCTCGCCCTTGTCGAGATCAAGGCTCGCTTTGACGAAGAAGCAAACATTGTGTGGGCACGCAAGCTTGAAAAAGCTGGCGTTCACGTGGTGTACGGCATCGTCGGGCTCAAGACCCATTGCAAGCTGGTCCACGTCATCCGCGAAGAAAAGGGTGTGCTGAAGCACTACAGCCACATCGGTACAGGCAACTACAACCCAAAAACCAGCCGCATTTACGAAGACCTCGGGCTGCTGACCTCCTCAGAAACGGTAGGAAAAGACCTCACCAAGCTCTTCAACGTGCTCTCGGGCTACGCGATTGAGAAGAAATACAAGCGGCTACTGGTTGCCCCGTTGCACCTCCGCAACGGGCTGCTGTCCCGCATCGAGGCCGAAGCAGCAGCCGCGCGCGAAGGCCGCCAAAGTGGTATCAAGATCAAGGTCAACTCGATCGTCGACGAGGTCATCATCGATGCCCTCTACCGAGCGAGCCGTGACGGTGTGCCGGTTGATGTGTGGGTCAGAGGCATCTGCGCCATTAAGGCTGGGCAGCCCGGCTATAGCGAGAACATCCGAGTGCGCTCAGTTCTCGGCCGATACCTTGAACACTCCCGGATCTTTGCGTTCCACAACGACGGAGACCCCGACGTACTCATCGGCAGCGCCGACATGATGCACAGAAACCTTGACCGGCGCATCGAGGCCCTCGTCAAGCTCACCGCACCAGAGCATGTTGAACAGGTACTCGATATGTTCACGCTCGCGTTCAGCGACGACATCGACTCATGGACCCTCGAGGCCGACGGCCGCTGGCAACGCCACCACCTCAACGCACAGGGCCAGCCGCTCGAAGATATGCAGGCACGGCAAATGCAACTCGCTATGGCACGCAGGCGGACGAACAACCGATGA
- a CDS encoding DNA-directed RNA polymerase subunit beta, which produces MSDDSNRTAFRPVLRPAGEFDALWGAEDPAVHYSLARDTAWALLDRVRSSAHRETVAQNIIDRMLVADTDGGLGDIAQLWSQASARSLPGALWRVYLVRAVVRQDPVATSFAYQRGSEVLTTIDPIVAGAAAPTGPEEISALCDQILRGVFHGDLATAFDRASAFSKVMRAGYVSLADDASETNPDLAQTFTTRALRYGTFADDFRSVAGLWRSGSLD; this is translated from the coding sequence TTGTCAGACGATTCCAACCGCACAGCGTTTCGCCCGGTGCTTCGACCGGCCGGCGAATTTGATGCACTGTGGGGAGCGGAAGATCCAGCAGTGCACTACAGCCTTGCGCGCGACACCGCATGGGCGCTGCTCGACCGAGTGCGCTCAAGCGCGCACCGAGAAACGGTTGCGCAGAACATTATCGACCGGATGCTTGTTGCCGACACCGACGGAGGCCTCGGAGACATTGCACAGCTGTGGTCGCAGGCAAGCGCACGGTCGCTGCCTGGTGCCCTGTGGCGCGTATACCTCGTGCGGGCCGTCGTGCGGCAAGACCCGGTCGCAACGAGCTTCGCTTACCAGCGTGGCTCTGAAGTGCTCACGACCATCGACCCTATAGTTGCCGGTGCAGCCGCGCCAACCGGCCCAGAAGAGATCTCTGCCCTCTGTGACCAGATACTGCGCGGGGTGTTCCACGGAGACCTCGCGACGGCATTTGACCGCGCATCCGCGTTCTCGAAGGTTATGAGGGCAGGGTACGTGTCGCTTGCGGATGATGCGAGCGAGACCAACCCTGACCTCGCGCAGACCTTCACGACGCGGGCGCTGCGCTACGGAACCTTTGCCGATGACTTCCGCTCGGTCGCGGGGTTGTGGCGGAGCGGCTCGCTCGACTAA
- the pstS gene encoding phosphate ABC transporter substrate-binding protein PstS, with translation MRFSTKPLARIGGAIAVAAVASIALSSCAANEGGATASDSTESASTLSGTLAGIGASSQGSAQEAWIAAFQTENADVTINYSPDGSGAGRKAFIAGGAAFAGSDSALSDEELAGTFGSCAADSSAVNLPVYISPIAVIYNVDGVDNLKLDAAAIAKIFKGDITNWNDPAIAALNEGAKLPDASITRVNRSDDSGTTKNFSDYLFQNVPEIWDAEPEDAFPYAGGEAAKGTSGVADAVANGSNTIGYADASAAAPRDLNVAEIKVGDEFVAYSAEAAAAVVDASPLVEGRADTDLAIKLDRTTTEAGTYPLVLVSYLIACQTYADADQGKLVSAYLTHIASPEGQSEAADKAGSAPISTTLAEKVNAAIKTIK, from the coding sequence GTGAGATTCTCCACCAAGCCACTCGCACGAATCGGCGGGGCTATTGCCGTCGCTGCAGTCGCCAGCATTGCACTCAGTTCATGCGCAGCAAATGAGGGCGGCGCGACCGCCTCCGATTCAACCGAGAGCGCATCGACGCTCAGCGGAACGCTTGCCGGCATCGGCGCCTCCTCACAGGGAAGCGCACAGGAAGCATGGATCGCGGCTTTCCAGACCGAAAACGCTGACGTCACCATCAACTACTCGCCCGACGGCTCTGGCGCCGGGCGCAAGGCATTCATCGCTGGTGGAGCAGCATTTGCCGGGTCCGACTCGGCCCTGAGCGACGAAGAACTCGCCGGAACCTTCGGTTCCTGCGCCGCCGACAGCTCTGCGGTCAACCTCCCCGTCTACATCTCGCCCATCGCCGTGATCTACAACGTTGATGGCGTTGACAACCTCAAACTCGACGCAGCGGCCATCGCCAAGATCTTCAAGGGCGACATCACCAATTGGAACGACCCAGCCATCGCTGCGCTGAACGAGGGCGCGAAGCTTCCAGACGCATCCATCACGCGAGTCAACCGCTCAGATGATTCAGGCACCACGAAGAACTTCAGCGACTACCTCTTCCAGAACGTTCCTGAGATTTGGGATGCAGAGCCGGAAGACGCGTTCCCCTACGCGGGTGGCGAAGCCGCTAAGGGCACCTCCGGCGTTGCAGATGCCGTAGCCAACGGATCAAACACCATCGGCTACGCCGACGCTTCTGCCGCCGCACCTCGCGATCTAAACGTTGCAGAGATCAAGGTTGGCGACGAGTTCGTTGCCTACAGCGCAGAGGCTGCCGCAGCCGTTGTTGACGCCTCGCCGCTCGTTGAGGGACGTGCCGACACCGACCTGGCGATCAAGCTCGACCGCACCACGACAGAAGCCGGGACCTACCCGCTCGTACTCGTGAGCTACCTCATCGCTTGCCAGACCTACGCAGACGCGGACCAGGGCAAGCTCGTCTCGGCCTACCTCACCCACATCGCAAGCCCAGAGGGACAGTCAGAGGCTGCCGACAAGGCAGGCTCAGCACCGATCTCGACGACGCTGGCCGAGAAGGTCAACGCGGCAATCAAGACGATCAAGTAA
- a CDS encoding TetR/AcrR family transcriptional regulator, which translates to MSPADRSEQIVRVAAEHFAQDGIAGASMRAIATDVGVTRALVYHYFPGKEALLNAVLRRESGLLLEATRPDPALSARANLRRALGAYLEFFEASRGGVRELYSPASTVPAVSELAEANHEVHVRWLLGYTEAQDSPRARLALGGWLAFVEYAARQSLDGGNVARADVIDLCISTLEGALGTSLTDLKPINQKESSE; encoded by the coding sequence ATGAGCCCGGCGGATCGGTCTGAGCAGATCGTTCGCGTTGCCGCTGAGCACTTCGCACAGGACGGTATCGCGGGCGCTTCCATGCGTGCGATCGCAACCGACGTGGGGGTCACCCGGGCGCTCGTGTACCACTACTTCCCCGGCAAGGAAGCGCTCCTGAACGCCGTGCTGCGCCGCGAGTCTGGCTTGCTCCTGGAAGCGACCAGACCAGATCCGGCACTCAGCGCCAGGGCGAATCTGCGACGTGCACTCGGCGCCTATCTCGAGTTCTTCGAGGCGAGCCGTGGTGGGGTGCGGGAACTGTACAGCCCCGCTTCGACGGTTCCGGCCGTAAGTGAGCTCGCCGAAGCGAACCACGAAGTGCACGTGCGTTGGCTTCTCGGATACACCGAGGCGCAGGACTCCCCGCGGGCGCGTCTGGCGCTCGGCGGGTGGCTCGCGTTCGTCGAGTACGCCGCCCGCCAGTCGCTCGACGGCGGCAACGTGGCCCGCGCCGACGTCATTGACCTCTGTATCTCCACGCTCGAAGGCGCACTGGGCACCTCGCTCACCGACCTCAAGCCCATCAACCAGAAAGAGTCATCAGAATGA
- a CDS encoding NAD(P)H-binding protein translates to MRIVVLGATGNVGSRLTAQAAGAGQQVVAFARRPDAVSSREGVTVVAGSAEDAVALEQAARGADAVVVSITGKMSDGSFMQNRLPGIIAARSRPACAA, encoded by the coding sequence ATGAGAATCGTCGTACTCGGAGCCACCGGCAATGTCGGCTCCCGCCTCACCGCCCAGGCCGCCGGCGCAGGACAGCAGGTTGTCGCGTTCGCTCGACGCCCTGACGCAGTCTCCTCGCGGGAAGGTGTGACTGTCGTCGCCGGGTCTGCAGAGGATGCCGTCGCCCTCGAGCAGGCTGCCAGAGGCGCGGACGCCGTTGTGGTTTCGATCACCGGCAAAATGAGCGATGGCTCCTTTATGCAGAATCGCCTACCCGGGATCATCGCGGCACGAAGCAGGCCGGCGTGCGCCGCCTGA
- the pstC gene encoding phosphate ABC transporter permease subunit PstC → MSETRVQDPVQDPAPEHNVAGLQGQAPHEPTPLPEGNGDGTQTLPPASATTPGLPAQGRTKRRLGDLLYSGISRTAGILILVTLAAVAIFLIAQSIPALLTDPELLKGTPTSFWAYVAPLAFGTVWVAALALLFALPVAIGIALFISHYAPRKLAAGLGYLIDLLAAVPSVVFGLWGIKVLAPAVQPIYVWLTENMGWFPLFAGPASGTGRTILTVAIVLAVMILPIITALCREVFLQTPVLHEEAALALGATRWEMIRMAVLPFGRAGIVSASMLGLGRALGETMAVAMVLSPAVVINFLLLTSTNPTTIAANIALNFPEAFGLNVNALIATGLVLFVITLLVNSIARIIVNRRKAFSGAN, encoded by the coding sequence ATGAGCGAGACCCGCGTGCAGGACCCGGTGCAAGACCCAGCACCTGAGCACAACGTGGCCGGGCTTCAGGGCCAAGCACCGCACGAACCAACGCCATTGCCCGAGGGCAACGGTGACGGCACGCAGACGCTACCCCCGGCATCCGCCACCACACCAGGTCTCCCCGCACAGGGGCGAACCAAGCGCCGCCTAGGAGACCTGCTCTACTCCGGTATTTCTCGTACGGCAGGCATTCTCATCCTTGTCACGCTTGCCGCGGTAGCGATCTTCTTGATCGCGCAGAGCATCCCGGCCCTCCTGACAGACCCAGAACTCTTGAAGGGCACCCCAACAAGTTTCTGGGCCTACGTCGCTCCACTCGCCTTCGGAACCGTTTGGGTCGCGGCGCTCGCGTTGCTGTTTGCCCTCCCGGTCGCCATTGGCATTGCACTGTTCATCTCGCACTACGCGCCCCGTAAACTCGCGGCCGGCCTCGGCTATCTCATCGATCTGCTCGCCGCGGTTCCCTCCGTCGTGTTTGGCCTCTGGGGCATCAAAGTTCTTGCCCCAGCAGTTCAGCCCATTTATGTGTGGCTGACCGAGAATATGGGCTGGTTTCCGCTGTTTGCTGGTCCGGCATCCGGAACCGGGCGCACGATCCTGACCGTTGCCATTGTGCTCGCTGTCATGATCCTGCCGATCATCACGGCGCTCTGCCGCGAAGTCTTCCTCCAGACACCGGTTCTTCACGAAGAGGCAGCCCTTGCGCTTGGCGCCACACGCTGGGAAATGATCCGGATGGCCGTCCTTCCCTTCGGCCGCGCCGGCATCGTCTCAGCATCAATGCTTGGGCTCGGCCGCGCGCTCGGAGAGACCATGGCGGTTGCTATGGTGCTCTCCCCCGCGGTTGTCATCAACTTCCTCCTGCTCACCTCAACAAACCCAACGACCATTGCCGCAAACATCGCGCTGAACTTCCCAGAGGCGTTTGGGCTCAACGTCAACGCGCTCATCGCGACCGGCCTCGTGCTGTTTGTCATTACGCTGCTCGTCAACTCGATCGCGCGCATCATCGTCAACCGCCGTAAAGCATTCTCGGGAGCCAACTAA
- a CDS encoding NAD(P)H-binding protein has translation MRRLILVSVFGAGDTSDKASGFGRLIYKTALSKFLKDKAAADQILQRSGLDWTIVYPVNLKAAPALPQGASTKNLSEVAKVPGLPTLPLDNAAAAILDVVTDPGTIGQRLLITTPTGFKLAA, from the coding sequence GTGCGCCGCCTGATCCTCGTTTCGGTCTTCGGTGCAGGCGACACTTCTGACAAAGCCTCCGGATTCGGCCGCCTGATCTACAAGACGGCGCTCAGCAAGTTCCTGAAGGACAAGGCCGCCGCCGATCAGATCCTGCAGCGCTCCGGCCTGGACTGGACGATCGTCTACCCGGTCAACCTCAAGGCGGCACCCGCACTCCCGCAGGGCGCTTCCACCAAGAACCTCAGCGAAGTAGCGAAAGTGCCCGGTCTCCCGACTCTGCCGTTGGACAACGCCGCCGCTGCAATTCTGGACGTCGTCACCGACCCGGGCACGATCGGCCAGCGGCTGCTGATCACCACGCCAACGGGTTTCAAGCTCGCAGCTTGA
- the pstA gene encoding phosphate ABC transporter permease PstA has protein sequence MTTATLHLTKAASNPLTAGKLPRWAPWVLLASSLLVSALLFLLVSVASGVDAPADDAATGSTAGGGVNLFGIAVVAAVLYTVLIVVFAWLAEGRRRAVDRLMTTLIVGAFLLALVPLISLLWTVVAGGLARFDVSFFSNSMRNVTGEGGGAIHAIMGTLEITGLAALISVPIGLFTSIYLVEYGRGWLAKAITFFVDVMTGIPSIVAGLFAFALFAIFFGPGVRMGFGGAVALSVLMIPVVVRSSEEMLKLVPNELREASYALGVPKWLTISKVVLPTAVAGITTGVMISISRVIGETAPLLIIAGFTTSMNYNMFDGPVMTLPVFVYNSYANPGTDVGAYLDRAWAGALTLIVIVMLLNLGARLIAKAFSPKLAR, from the coding sequence ATGACGACCGCTACGCTTCACCTCACCAAGGCGGCCAGCAATCCGCTCACCGCGGGAAAGCTCCCCCGTTGGGCTCCCTGGGTGCTTCTGGCCTCAAGCCTCCTTGTCTCAGCCTTACTTTTCCTCCTCGTCAGCGTCGCCTCAGGGGTTGACGCTCCTGCGGACGACGCCGCAACAGGTTCAACGGCTGGCGGTGGCGTCAATCTCTTTGGGATCGCCGTCGTTGCTGCCGTGCTTTATACCGTGCTCATCGTTGTGTTTGCGTGGCTGGCCGAGGGCCGTCGTCGCGCAGTTGACCGACTGATGACCACCCTCATAGTGGGTGCCTTCCTGCTCGCGCTCGTGCCGCTCATCTCGCTGCTCTGGACGGTTGTTGCCGGCGGTCTCGCCCGCTTTGACGTCAGCTTCTTCAGCAACTCGATGCGCAACGTCACCGGCGAGGGTGGGGGAGCAATCCACGCCATCATGGGAACGCTTGAGATTACCGGGCTCGCAGCCCTCATCTCGGTCCCGATCGGCTTGTTCACCTCGATCTACCTCGTTGAATACGGCCGCGGCTGGCTCGCAAAGGCGATTACATTCTTCGTTGACGTCATGACGGGCATCCCGTCGATCGTTGCTGGTCTCTTCGCCTTCGCCCTGTTTGCCATCTTCTTTGGGCCTGGGGTTCGCATGGGCTTCGGCGGGGCGGTCGCACTTTCGGTGCTTATGATCCCCGTCGTCGTCCGCTCGTCGGAAGAGATGCTCAAGCTCGTGCCAAACGAACTGCGTGAGGCAAGCTACGCGCTCGGCGTACCAAAATGGCTAACCATCTCAAAGGTGGTGCTCCCAACGGCCGTCGCCGGTATCACCACTGGCGTCATGATCTCAATCTCACGCGTCATCGGCGAGACCGCTCCCCTGCTCATCATCGCCGGCTTCACAACGAGCATGAACTACAACATGTTCGACGGCCCAGTAATGACGCTCCCCGTGTTTGTCTACAACTCCTACGCAAACCCTGGAACCGATGTTGGGGCATACCTCGACCGGGCGTGGGCAGGGGCGCTCACCCTCATCGTGATCGTCATGCTGCTCAACCTGGGCGCGCGACTCATCGCCAAAGCATTTTCCCCGAAGCTCGCGCGCTAG
- the pstB gene encoding phosphate ABC transporter ATP-binding protein PstB, with amino-acid sequence MSKRIEVSNLNVFYSSFLAVEDVSLTINPRSVTAFIGPSGCGKSTLLRTLNRMHEVIPGARVDGEVLVDGNNLYGDGVDPVLVRRQVGMVFQRPNPFPTMSIRENVLAGVRLNNRKISKSDAEDLVESSLGGANLWNEVKDRLDKPGSGLSGGQQQRLCIARAIAVSPDVLLMDEPCSALDPISTLAIEDLIENLKKDYTIVIVTHNMQQASRVSDRTAFFNIAGTGKPGKLIEYDDTTTIFSSPSVQATEDYVSGRFG; translated from the coding sequence GTGTCAAAGCGAATCGAAGTTTCCAACCTCAACGTGTTCTACTCGTCATTCCTGGCGGTTGAGGATGTGTCGTTGACCATCAACCCCCGCAGCGTGACCGCATTCATCGGCCCGAGTGGCTGCGGCAAGTCGACGCTGCTTCGCACGCTCAACCGGATGCACGAGGTCATCCCAGGAGCACGCGTCGACGGCGAGGTACTCGTCGACGGTAACAACCTCTACGGCGACGGGGTTGACCCCGTGCTTGTCCGACGCCAGGTTGGCATGGTGTTCCAGCGCCCAAACCCATTCCCGACCATGTCGATCCGTGAAAACGTGCTCGCCGGTGTGCGGCTCAACAACCGCAAGATCTCGAAGTCGGATGCGGAAGACCTCGTCGAATCATCCCTCGGCGGCGCAAACCTGTGGAACGAGGTCAAGGACCGTCTTGATAAGCCAGGCTCTGGCCTCTCAGGCGGCCAGCAGCAGCGCCTGTGCATCGCACGCGCTATTGCGGTCTCCCCCGATGTCCTCCTGATGGACGAGCCGTGTTCAGCGCTCGATCCCATCTCGACCCTCGCGATCGAAGACCTTATCGAGAACCTCAAGAAGGACTACACGATTGTCATCGTGACCCACAACATGCAGCAGGCTTCGCGCGTATCCGACCGCACCGCGTTCTTCAACATTGCAGGAACGGGCAAGCCAGGCAAGCTCATCGAGTACGACGACACCACGACGATCTTCTCGAGCCCCTCTGTTCAGGCAACTGAAGACTACGTGTCTGGTCGCTTCGGCTAA
- a CDS encoding NUDIX hydrolase: MTETVYASGAVCWRRVGDEIMVLLIHRTKHRDISFPKGKLDPGETLPQTAVREVQEETGLSLTLGVNLGSIHYPLSKGREKMVQYWAAEVTEQAVQRSTFTPNKEVDALLWTPLRQVRSTLSYKKDKSIFDVFLKLVEREAHDTFAVVLLRHAKAEARSDEFPVDAERPLTELGHAQAQAVVPTVAAFGRHKIMSSNALRCQQTVAPLSDYLDRPVRSTRDLSQDAWDDADGDIRAVMGKVIRRRKNTVICSHRPVLPDIARELALATGSLPGDYLTESTSLPVSGFSVFHISKEHPSAGILSIETYAKLLS, from the coding sequence ATGACAGAAACCGTCTATGCCTCCGGAGCGGTCTGCTGGCGCCGGGTTGGCGACGAAATTATGGTGCTGCTCATCCACCGGACAAAGCACCGCGATATCTCCTTCCCCAAAGGCAAACTCGACCCTGGTGAGACGCTGCCCCAAACGGCCGTTCGAGAGGTGCAAGAGGAGACTGGGCTTTCCCTCACGCTGGGGGTCAACCTCGGCAGCATCCACTACCCGCTCTCAAAAGGGCGAGAAAAAATGGTGCAGTACTGGGCCGCGGAAGTCACGGAACAGGCCGTGCAGCGATCCACGTTTACACCGAACAAAGAAGTGGATGCGCTGCTCTGGACCCCGCTTCGCCAAGTGCGATCCACGCTCAGCTACAAAAAAGACAAGTCGATTTTCGATGTTTTCCTGAAGCTCGTTGAGCGAGAGGCCCACGATACCTTTGCCGTTGTGCTCCTCAGGCACGCGAAGGCTGAGGCCCGTAGCGACGAGTTCCCCGTTGACGCCGAGCGCCCGCTCACCGAGCTTGGTCATGCGCAGGCCCAGGCAGTTGTTCCAACCGTTGCCGCTTTTGGCAGGCATAAGATCATGAGCAGTAACGCGCTTCGCTGCCAACAGACCGTCGCCCCGCTCAGCGACTACCTGGACCGCCCCGTTCGGTCGACGCGCGACCTCAGCCAGGATGCCTGGGATGACGCCGACGGCGATATCCGAGCGGTCATGGGTAAAGTTATTCGGCGCCGCAAGAACACCGTGATTTGCTCCCACCGGCCGGTGCTGCCCGACATCGCCCGCGAGTTGGCGCTCGCAACAGGCTCGCTCCCAGGCGACTACCTCACGGAGTCAACGTCTTTACCTGTCTCTGGATTCTCGGTGTTCCATATCTCGAAGGAGCATCCCAGCGCAGGCATTCTGTCGATTGAGACCTATGCCAAGTTGTTGAGCTAG
- a CDS encoding M20/M25/M40 family metallo-hydrolase, with product MPPIPVMPLTAGLEERMVALRRTLHRNPEVGLYAPQAQMGVINALRGLPLDVAKARGSSSVVAILRATPKRGQPVRAPIVHRALMGATPIEERTAELFAARNGAMHAAGADLQTAALVGAISHLCEAEIPLPGDVMCVFQAGEPGQGAIESLLDEGLLDFLDEAPAVAYGTRFEAEAATGTHLIHEGQATADVASFCITVYRYGSPFDQISVDSQRVAALIVRALYDCVGSLNYARDVRLVAGVVNSSFSIGVQPSETTLLVTCASIDAQQHSHIVQDLGRVALTVAAAENALAVIGDIENISAVYNDAGAVHLWSETASAFAADGRCHHLERPAVLADDLSLLFPGTPLAIGFFGAASPVAHNTLPPGLNSAATVFDDRVIANVAAFLSTLSRASLGRETASGTAVNRHS from the coding sequence ATGCCCCCGATCCCAGTTATGCCGCTCACAGCGGGCTTGGAAGAACGCATGGTCGCCCTCAGGCGAACGCTTCATCGAAATCCTGAGGTTGGGCTTTATGCGCCTCAGGCCCAGATGGGTGTGATTAACGCGCTTCGTGGGCTACCGCTTGACGTTGCCAAAGCGAGGGGTTCGTCGTCTGTTGTTGCGATCCTTCGGGCAACGCCGAAACGAGGCCAGCCGGTGCGGGCTCCCATCGTTCACCGGGCGTTGATGGGCGCAACTCCGATTGAAGAACGGACGGCCGAGCTCTTTGCTGCCAGGAATGGCGCGATGCATGCCGCTGGCGCAGACCTCCAAACGGCTGCGTTGGTTGGCGCAATCTCACACCTGTGTGAGGCCGAGATTCCACTGCCCGGTGACGTTATGTGCGTCTTTCAAGCGGGGGAACCAGGGCAGGGGGCAATCGAATCCCTGCTCGATGAGGGACTTCTTGACTTCTTAGATGAGGCCCCCGCCGTGGCATATGGCACCAGGTTTGAAGCCGAGGCCGCAACCGGAACCCACCTCATCCATGAGGGGCAGGCAACTGCCGATGTGGCATCCTTTTGCATCACGGTTTACCGGTACGGGAGCCCGTTTGACCAAATCTCTGTTGATTCGCAGCGAGTGGCAGCGCTCATTGTTCGTGCCCTCTACGACTGCGTCGGATCGCTGAATTATGCTCGCGATGTTCGGCTCGTCGCCGGGGTGGTGAATTCGTCGTTCTCCATTGGAGTGCAGCCGTCTGAGACAACGCTTCTGGTCACCTGTGCGAGTATCGATGCGCAGCAGCACTCACACATCGTTCAGGATCTTGGACGGGTTGCGCTCACCGTTGCTGCCGCCGAAAATGCTTTGGCCGTTATCGGCGATATCGAGAATATTTCGGCGGTTTACAACGATGCTGGCGCCGTTCACCTCTGGTCAGAGACGGCATCTGCCTTCGCCGCAGACGGACGCTGTCATCATCTTGAGCGCCCGGCAGTCCTTGCTGATGATCTATCGCTCTTGTTCCCAGGAACGCCACTCGCCATAGGCTTTTTTGGTGCGGCTTCGCCCGTGGCACACAACACCCTTCCTCCTGGCCTCAACTCGGCAGCAACCGTTTTTGACGACAGAGTCATTGCCAATGTTGCCGCGTTTCTCTCTACGCTCAGCAGGGCAAGCCTAGGGCGGGAAACCGCATCAGGAACTGCTGTCAATCGTCATTCGTAG